A stretch of DNA from Arthrobacter globiformis:
GCTCGCCCGGCTCACACTGCCCCAGCGCGTCGGACAGCTGTTCATGGTGGCGGCCACGGCCACCGGAGCGGACGCCAACACCATGTCCGACCTCACTCGGTTCCACGTGGGCAATGTCTATCTTGCGGGGCGCAGCCGCGCGGGCACCGGCGCGACGGCCGCCGTCGTCCGCCGGATGACCGCCACCGTGTCGGCGGCCACCACCGGCGGCATCCGCCTTGCCGTAGCGACGGACCAGGAGGGCGGCTTCGTCCAGGTCCTCAGCGGTCCGGGGTTCTCGGCCATCCCCACAGCGCTGTCCCAGGGAACACAGACGACGGCGGCCCTCCAGGCAAACGCCCGCGTGTGGGGAAGCCAGCTCCGTTCGGCCGGGCTCACCATGAACCTGGCGCCGGTTCTGGACACCGTGCCAAGCAGACAGTTCGCCCCGCGCAACGCACCCATCGGGTTCTTCGCCCGCGAATACGGGTTCACGCCGCAGGCGGTCTCGGCCCACGGCGGCGCCTTCGCGGCCGGAATGCGTTCGGCCGGGATCGCGCCTGTGATCAAGCATTTCCCCGGCTTGGGCCGCGTCCTCCTGAACACGGACACCAGCCGGAACGTCAAGGACACCGTGACCACGCGCACCGATCCGTACCTGCTGCCGTTCCGGACGGCGATCCAGGCGGGTGCCCGGTGGGTCATGGTCTCGAGCGCCTTTTACACGCGCATCGACGCCGGCCACATCGCCCCGTTCTCGCCTCTGATCATGCGGACGATGCTGCGCACGGACTTGCACTTCACCGGCGTCGTCCTCTCCGATGACCTGTGCAACGCGGCGCAGCTGGGTCCGTGGGCCCTGGGCACGCGGGCCACGAACTTCATCAACGCCGGCGGGACCATGGTGTTGTGCGCGAGCCCCCGCGCCATTCCGGCCATGTACACCGCCGTGCTGCAGCTCGCCCAGCGCAATCCGGCGTTCGCTGCCACGGTCAACGCTGCCGCCCTGAAAGTGCTCACAGTGAAGGCCGGGCATTAGAGGGATGTTGCAGCCTTGTTTGCCGTTTCGCCAAAAAGGCCGCTCGAGAAGGCTTCGAAGCGGCCACTTTGGGCGAAAGGACGCACGCACAGGAGCCCAGGTACCGCGAACCGACACTTTCTGGCGAAACGACGAGGCGAGGACCCGTCAGGCGACCAGGCCGGAGACCAGGTTGATGGTCGTGGCCAGCACGATCGCGCCCAGCAGGTAGGACAGCAGCGCGTGGCGGAGCACCGTACTGCGGATTGCATCTGTCTTGAGGTTGGTGTCCGAGACCTGGTAGGCCATGCCCACGGTGAAGGCCAGGTAGGCTAAGTCCGTGTAGCGGGGCGGATTATCCTGATTGAAATCGACACCGGTCTTGTCGCGGTAGTAGATGGAGGCGTAGCGCAACGTGTACAGCGTATGCACCAGGAACCAGGAACCAGGAACCAGGACAGTGTCGAGGTCCCCAAGGCAACCGCGATGATGCCCGATTTGGCTGCGCCTTCAGTGTTGGAGGCGTCGCCGAGGATCATGGCCACGCCGCCGAAGCTGGCCACCGTAGCGGCCAGCACCAGGGCGTCAGAGGCGGCCCGCCCGGGATCGTCGCGCCGGGCATGGGCCGCTGTGGCCGAGGCCGGCAGGTGCCCGATGATGGCCCACACCCAGATCAGGTAGGTGGCGGACGCGGCCGCCCAGCCAATGGCC
This window harbors:
- a CDS encoding glycoside hydrolase family 3 N-terminal domain-containing protein — encoded protein: MAAPTPAQPTPAQQLARLTLPQRVGQLFMVAATATGADANTMSDLTRFHVGNVYLAGRSRAGTGATAAVVRRMTATVSAATTGGIRLAVATDQEGGFVQVLSGPGFSAIPTALSQGTQTTAALQANARVWGSQLRSAGLTMNLAPVLDTVPSRQFAPRNAPIGFFAREYGFTPQAVSAHGGAFAAGMRSAGIAPVIKHFPGLGRVLLNTDTSRNVKDTVTTRTDPYLLPFRTAIQAGARWVMVSSAFYTRIDAGHIAPFSPLIMRTMLRTDLHFTGVVLSDDLCNAAQLGPWALGTRATNFINAGGTMVLCASPRAIPAMYTAVLQLAQRNPAFAATVNAAALKVLTVKAGH
- a CDS encoding DUF1345 domain-containing protein; translated protein: MHTLYTLRYASIYYRDKTGVDFNQDNPPRYTDLAYLAFTVGMAYQVSDTNLKTDAIRSTVLRHALLSYLLGAIVLATTINLVSGLVA
- a CDS encoding DUF1345 domain-containing protein, producing MSRVDGIGRGASNFDRPAHHSRLRLLVMAVVGLATAVAVGLLQSPTYAPAIGWAAASATYLIWVWAIIGHLPASATAAHARRDDPGRAASDALVLAATVASFGGVAMILGDASNTEGAAKSGIIAVALGTSTLSWFLVPGSWCIRCTRCATPPSTTATRPVSISIRIIRPATRT